In the genome of Candidatus Omnitrophota bacterium, one region contains:
- a CDS encoding DUF4810 domain-containing protein, producing the protein MKNLRVGAAGVLLLSVVLGGCATKPTSLYQWQGYQNNVDAYFRADKLSPDAQTQLMESDLQKIQASGGAVPPGYYAHLGLLYGQQGKLDQFALQMQAEKKQYPESETFMDFLLRNFKK; encoded by the coding sequence ATGAAAAATTTACGAGTCGGCGCTGCCGGCGTATTGCTGCTGTCTGTCGTTTTGGGAGGGTGTGCGACCAAACCCACATCCTTGTACCAATGGCAGGGTTATCAAAACAATGTCGATGCCTATTTCCGGGCAGACAAGCTGAGTCCCGATGCGCAAACCCAGCTGATGGAATCAGATTTGCAAAAAATCCAGGCCAGCGGTGGAGCGGTCCCCCCGGGCTACTACGCCCACCTGGGCTTGCTCTATGGACAGCAGGGCAAGCTGGACCAATTCGCGCTGCAAATGCAAGCGGAGAAAAAACAGTACCCTGAATCTGAAACGTTCATGGATTTCCTGTTGCGCAACTTTAAGAAATAG